In Arachis hypogaea cultivar Tifrunner chromosome 2, arahy.Tifrunner.gnm2.J5K5, whole genome shotgun sequence, a genomic segment contains:
- the LOC140180885 gene encoding pentatricopeptide repeat-containing protein At2g46050, mitochondrial-like gives MAPDDITLNALIGLCAKLHDIEIRVQLHCFAMKRGLDLDCFVGSALVENSRMAFCAVTRRDLVMLNVMISCYALNCLPEEAFSIFNSMRSDGANGDEFTFSSLLSICDILEYYDFGKQAHSLILKLSFESDILVASALINMYAKNEDVIDAKRVFDKMAIRNVVGMEYHDCWVWK, from the coding sequence ATGGCTCCGGATGATATAACATTGAATGCTTTGATTGGTCTATGTGCAAAGCTTCATGATATTGAAATTCGAGTACAACTGCACTGTTTTGCAATGAAAAGAGGACTTGATTTGGATTGTTTTGTAGGTAGTGCTTTGGTTGAGAATTCAAGGATGGCTTTTTGTGCTGTTACACGTAGAGATTTGGTTATGTTGAATGTCATGATTTCTTGTTATGCCCTGAATTGTTTACCAGAAGAGGCCTTTAGCATTTTCAACTCAATGAGATCGGATGGTGCTAATGGCGACGAATTCACTTTTAGCAGCCTGCTAAGTATATGTGATATTTTAGAATATTATGATTTTGGAAAGCAAGCTCATAGTCTTATTCTGAAACTGTCATTTGAATCCGATATTCTAGTGGCGAGTGCATTAATCAATATGTACGCAAAAAATGAAGATGTCATTGATGCAAAGAGAGTATTTGACAAGATGGCGATTCGAAATGTTGTGGGCATGGAATACCATGATTGTTGGGTGTGGAAATAA
- the LOC112761742 gene encoding putative disease resistance RPP13-like protein 1 isoform X1 gives MVDEMEKVVTKIEFLEQQKDFLGLQKTTNILSSSWRESTSLVEGNIYGREDDQQALLKVINDSSESELSVIPIVGMGGVGKTTLAKWVYNTTEGFDFKAWVCISETFDVVEIIRKTIEEITKTTCSLGSLNLLQNKLLEILSGKKFFVVLDDIWSDDADNWKKFTTPFHCGGKGSTILLTTRIKEVASVVQTCSSYFLNELSQDSCWLLFAENACFPESNGNPTLEDIGRKIVNKCKGLPLAVETLGRLLQGKDDAKEWNAVLSSDIWEFPMKNSKIIPALLISYFQLPAYLKRCFVYCSLYPKDYLFEKDELILLWMAEDLLRPPTRGESLKEVGCKCFEELASRLFLKPAKNFSVRYVMHDLLHDLAIFLAGDFYCRIEEHGEQEKKKVLTRHLSHLSYRSLDNPIAEVLESIVKSESLRTSLYIDDLLSMESRASKLNYLRVLSFRKLDVLPDSIGKLIHLRYLNLSWTNVKTLPESLCNLFNLQTLILHQCRSLTLLPNDMHKLVNLQHLDLRGTLLEEMPRGIGKLKHLGTLSSFVVGKHIDNGIQELGGLSNLKGSIEIKKLENVVDVRQARSAGMLEKNHIDNLSLKWCSVDWMVSNTETERDILDSLQPHNDLKVLTIEGYKGTIFPDWLGHCSYNNMTYVSLLSCKNCCMLPSLGQLPSLKYLRIKGLDQLRSIGEEFYKNEGDHHSSHIARFPSLERLEFDNMACWEVWHIPESETFPQIRNLRIRNCPMLKEEMLNQVFLRIVSSLSDVSKVRKLHITVSSIVSHFEGISLNGDTLSIRGRKSKKESALKAMLSINHISCL, from the coding sequence ATGGTAGATGAGATGGAAAAGGTGGTTACAAAGATAGAATTTCTTGAACAACAAAAAGATTTCCTTGGTCTTCAAAAGACTACCAATATCTTGTCATCATCATGGAGAGAATCCACATCTCTGGTGGAAGGGAATATATATGGCAGGGAGGATGATCAACAAGCCTTACTCAAAGTAATAAATGACAGCAGTGAAAGTGAGTTATCTGTGATCCCTATTGTTGGCATGGGTGGGGTTGGTAAAACAACTTTAGCAAAATGGGTGTACAATACCACAGAGGGATTTGATTTCAAAGCATGGGTTTGCATCTCTGAAACATTTGATGTTGTTGAGATTATAAGGAAAACCATTGAGGAAATTACTAAAACTACTTGTTCCCTTGGGAGTTTGAATTTGCTTCAGAATAAATTGCTAGAGATCTTGTCGGGGAAGAAGTTCTTTGTTGTTCTAGACGATATCTGGAGCGATGATGCTGATAACTGGAAGAAGTTTACGACTCCTTTTCACTGTGGGGGTAAGGGTAGTACGATTCTTCTAACAACTCGCATTAAAGAGGTTGCTTCAGTTGTTCAGACATGTTCCTCTTACTTTCTTAATGAGTTGTCCCAAGATTCTTGTTGGTTACTCTTTGCAGAGAATGCATGTTTTCCGGAGTCAAATGGGAACCCAACACTGGAGGATATCGGTAGAAAGATTGTCAACAAGTGTAAGGGCTTGCCATTAGCTGTAGAAACACTTGGGCGGTTGTTGCAAGGAAAGGATGATGCTAAAGAATGGAATGCTGTTTTAAGCAGTGACATCTGGGAATTTCCTatgaaaaatagtaaaattattCCAGCATTGCTAATAAGCTACTTCCAGCTCCCTGCCTATTTGAAGCGATGTTTCGTTTATTGTTCATTATATCCCAAAGATTATCTTTTCGAAAAAGATGAACTGATCCTGCTATGGATGGCTGAAGATCTTTTAAGGCCACCAACAAGAGGAGAGAGTTTAAAAGAAGTTGGTTGCAAATGTTTTGAAGAACTAGCTTCCAGGTTATTTCTTAAACCAGCTAAGAATTTTTCTGTGAGGTACGTGATGCATGATCTCTTGCATGACTTGGCAATATTCcttgctggagacttctattgtAGAATAGAAGAGCATggtgaacaagaaaagaagaaagttcTCACTCGTCATTTGTCACATTTGTCATATAGAAGCTTAGATAATCCAATCGCAGAAGTCTTGGAGTCCATTGTGAAATCAGAATCTTTGAGGACATCGTTGTATATCGATGATTTGTTAAGCATGGAAAGCAGAGCATCAAAGTTGAACTACTTGAGAGTTTTATCCTTTCGTAAACTTGATGTATTACCAGATTCAATAGGTAAATTGATTCATCTACGCTATTTGAATCTTTCTTGGACCAATGTTAAGACATTACCAGAGTCATTATGCAACTTGTTTAATCTACAAACATTGATATTGCATCAATGTCGTTCCCTGACCTTGTTGCCCAATGACATGCATAAACTTGTGAATTTACAGCATCTTGATCTTAGGGGAACTCTTTTGGAAGAAATGCCTAGAGGAATAGGTAAATTGAAACACTTGGGTACCTTAAGTTCTTTTGTGGTGGGCAAGCACATAGACAATGGAATCCAGGAATTAGGAGGGCTCTCAAATCTTAAAGGATCAATTGAGATTAAGAAGTTGGAGAATGTTGTTGATGTGAGACAAGCAAGGAGTGCAGGGATGTTGGAGAAGAACCACATTGACAACTTATCGTTGAAATGGTGTTCAGTTGATTGGATGGTTTCAAACACAGAGACTGAGAGAGATATACTTGACAGCTTGCAACCGCACAATGACTTGAAAGTGTTGACCATCGAGGGATACAAGGGTACAATATTTCCAGATTGGTTGGGGCACTGTTCTTACAACAATATGACTTATGTATCTCTATTGTCTTGCAAGAATTGCTGCATGCTACCTTCACTTGGACAGCTGCCATCTCTTAAGTACCTGCGCATTAAAGGTTTGGATCAGCTGAGGAGTATTGGCGAAGAGTTTTACAAGAATGAAGGAGATCATCATTCTTCGCATATTGCACGGTTTCCCTCACTTGAGAGATTGGAGTTTGATAACATGGCATGTTGGGAGGTGTGGCACATACCTGAGTCAGAAACTTTTCCTCAAATTAGGAATCTTCGAATAAGAAATTGCCCAATGTTGAAGGAAGAGATGCTTAATCAGGTATTCTTGAGAATCGTTTCTTCTTTGTCGGATGTTTCCAAAGTTCGCAAACTACATATAACCGTCTCTAGTATAGTAAGTCACTTTGAGGGCATATCTCTTAATGGGGATACTTTATCAATTAGGGGACGTAAATCTAAGAAGGAGTCTGCATTGAAGGCAATGCTCAGCATCAACCATATAAGTTGCCTCTAA
- the LOC112761742 gene encoding putative disease resistance RPP13-like protein 1 isoform X2, with protein MVDEMEKVVTKIEFLEQQKDFLGLQKTTNILSSSWRESTSLVEGNIYGREDDQQALLKVINDSSESELSVIPIVGMGGVGKTTLAKWVYNTTEGFDFKAWVCISETFDVVEIIRKTIEEITKTTCSLGSLNLLQNKLLEILSGKKFFVVLDDIWSDDADNWKKFTTPFHCGENACFPESNGNPTLEDIGRKIVNKCKGLPLAVETLGRLLQGKDDAKEWNAVLSSDIWEFPMKNSKIIPALLISYFQLPAYLKRCFVYCSLYPKDYLFEKDELILLWMAEDLLRPPTRGESLKEVGCKCFEELASRLFLKPAKNFSVRYVMHDLLHDLAIFLAGDFYCRIEEHGEQEKKKVLTRHLSHLSYRSLDNPIAEVLESIVKSESLRTSLYIDDLLSMESRASKLNYLRVLSFRKLDVLPDSIGKLIHLRYLNLSWTNVKTLPESLCNLFNLQTLILHQCRSLTLLPNDMHKLVNLQHLDLRGTLLEEMPRGIGKLKHLGTLSSFVVGKHIDNGIQELGGLSNLKGSIEIKKLENVVDVRQARSAGMLEKNHIDNLSLKWCSVDWMVSNTETERDILDSLQPHNDLKVLTIEGYKGTIFPDWLGHCSYNNMTYVSLLSCKNCCMLPSLGQLPSLKYLRIKGLDQLRSIGEEFYKNEGDHHSSHIARFPSLERLEFDNMACWEVWHIPESETFPQIRNLRIRNCPMLKEEMLNQVFLRIVSSLSDVSKVRKLHITVSSIVSHFEGISLNGDTLSIRGRKSKKESALKAMLSINHISCL; from the exons ATGGTAGATGAGATGGAAAAGGTGGTTACAAAGATAGAATTTCTTGAACAACAAAAAGATTTCCTTGGTCTTCAAAAGACTACCAATATCTTGTCATCATCATGGAGAGAATCCACATCTCTGGTGGAAGGGAATATATATGGCAGGGAGGATGATCAACAAGCCTTACTCAAAGTAATAAATGACAGCAGTGAAAGTGAGTTATCTGTGATCCCTATTGTTGGCATGGGTGGGGTTGGTAAAACAACTTTAGCAAAATGGGTGTACAATACCACAGAGGGATTTGATTTCAAAGCATGGGTTTGCATCTCTGAAACATTTGATGTTGTTGAGATTATAAGGAAAACCATTGAGGAAATTACTAAAACTACTTGTTCCCTTGGGAGTTTGAATTTGCTTCAGAATAAATTGCTAGAGATCTTGTCGGGGAAGAAGTTCTTTGTTGTTCTAGACGATATCTGGAGCGATGATGCTGATAACTGGAAGAAGTTTACGACTCCTTTTCACTGTGGGG AGAATGCATGTTTTCCGGAGTCAAATGGGAACCCAACACTGGAGGATATCGGTAGAAAGATTGTCAACAAGTGTAAGGGCTTGCCATTAGCTGTAGAAACACTTGGGCGGTTGTTGCAAGGAAAGGATGATGCTAAAGAATGGAATGCTGTTTTAAGCAGTGACATCTGGGAATTTCCTatgaaaaatagtaaaattattCCAGCATTGCTAATAAGCTACTTCCAGCTCCCTGCCTATTTGAAGCGATGTTTCGTTTATTGTTCATTATATCCCAAAGATTATCTTTTCGAAAAAGATGAACTGATCCTGCTATGGATGGCTGAAGATCTTTTAAGGCCACCAACAAGAGGAGAGAGTTTAAAAGAAGTTGGTTGCAAATGTTTTGAAGAACTAGCTTCCAGGTTATTTCTTAAACCAGCTAAGAATTTTTCTGTGAGGTACGTGATGCATGATCTCTTGCATGACTTGGCAATATTCcttgctggagacttctattgtAGAATAGAAGAGCATggtgaacaagaaaagaagaaagttcTCACTCGTCATTTGTCACATTTGTCATATAGAAGCTTAGATAATCCAATCGCAGAAGTCTTGGAGTCCATTGTGAAATCAGAATCTTTGAGGACATCGTTGTATATCGATGATTTGTTAAGCATGGAAAGCAGAGCATCAAAGTTGAACTACTTGAGAGTTTTATCCTTTCGTAAACTTGATGTATTACCAGATTCAATAGGTAAATTGATTCATCTACGCTATTTGAATCTTTCTTGGACCAATGTTAAGACATTACCAGAGTCATTATGCAACTTGTTTAATCTACAAACATTGATATTGCATCAATGTCGTTCCCTGACCTTGTTGCCCAATGACATGCATAAACTTGTGAATTTACAGCATCTTGATCTTAGGGGAACTCTTTTGGAAGAAATGCCTAGAGGAATAGGTAAATTGAAACACTTGGGTACCTTAAGTTCTTTTGTGGTGGGCAAGCACATAGACAATGGAATCCAGGAATTAGGAGGGCTCTCAAATCTTAAAGGATCAATTGAGATTAAGAAGTTGGAGAATGTTGTTGATGTGAGACAAGCAAGGAGTGCAGGGATGTTGGAGAAGAACCACATTGACAACTTATCGTTGAAATGGTGTTCAGTTGATTGGATGGTTTCAAACACAGAGACTGAGAGAGATATACTTGACAGCTTGCAACCGCACAATGACTTGAAAGTGTTGACCATCGAGGGATACAAGGGTACAATATTTCCAGATTGGTTGGGGCACTGTTCTTACAACAATATGACTTATGTATCTCTATTGTCTTGCAAGAATTGCTGCATGCTACCTTCACTTGGACAGCTGCCATCTCTTAAGTACCTGCGCATTAAAGGTTTGGATCAGCTGAGGAGTATTGGCGAAGAGTTTTACAAGAATGAAGGAGATCATCATTCTTCGCATATTGCACGGTTTCCCTCACTTGAGAGATTGGAGTTTGATAACATGGCATGTTGGGAGGTGTGGCACATACCTGAGTCAGAAACTTTTCCTCAAATTAGGAATCTTCGAATAAGAAATTGCCCAATGTTGAAGGAAGAGATGCTTAATCAGGTATTCTTGAGAATCGTTTCTTCTTTGTCGGATGTTTCCAAAGTTCGCAAACTACATATAACCGTCTCTAGTATAGTAAGTCACTTTGAGGGCATATCTCTTAATGGGGATACTTTATCAATTAGGGGACGTAAATCTAAGAAGGAGTCTGCATTGAAGGCAATGCTCAGCATCAACCATATAAGTTGCCTCTAA
- the LOC112730671 gene encoding putative disease resistance RPP13-like protein 1, with protein MAGALVGGAFLSGFINVVFDRLLTTDTVNRVLGKKLGPALVERLKISLYAAEAVLDDAEYKQLGNEPVRDWLNRLRDAVYDADDFLDAVLTKAATQKEVRSVLPSFFLNRHRKMVDNMEGVVSRIEFLVSQKDILGLQKSTKDNNLSSSSSSSSWRETTCLMEGNIYGREDDQQALIETINDNSESQLSVIPIVGMSGVGKTTLARWAYSVAEGFDPKAWVCISETFDVADITKKTIEEITKTTCSLGSLNLLQNELQKILSGKKFFIVLDDVWSDDADKWKQFLTPFHFGAKSSTILLTTRNQEVASVVQTCPSCPLNELSEESCWLLFAANACFPELNGNPTLEDVGRKIVKRCKGLPLAVETVGRLLRRKDDVKEWNVVLMNDIWELKNSKIIPALLISYFQLPPYLKRCFVYCSLFPKDHEFEKNELVLLWMAEDLLRLPKRGESLEEVGSQCFEELASRLFFKPADEDFPEAYVMHDLLHDLAIFLAGDFYCRIEELGEQQEKKVLTRHLSHISRGSLGPPISKVFNSHMKSESLRTSLYIKDLLSKKSRASKLKYLRVLSFRKLDVLPDSIGELIHLRYLNLSWTNVKTLPESLCNLFNLQTLILYHCYSLTMLPNDMHRLVNLRHLDLRGTSLEEMPREISKLKHVRILDYFVVGKHKDNGIQELGGLSNLEGSFEINKLENIADVRQARSARMLEKNRIDNLSLKWSSGNKMVSNIVTLRDILDNLQPHTGLKELRIEGYKGERFPDWVGHSSYNNMTRLTLLDCENCCMLPSLGQLPSLKSLCIISFDQLKRIGDEFYKNDNDHHSSPIAPFPSLEELVFHNMTCWEEWHVPHPEAFPQLRRLHITFCPMLKGDMLNDILWRRVSSLREGNEGRCDEMVGGGDALSIRPSQSFNATTINHQPHAALQRLIISGTGEGVAAPNLEALPPDVNSLLASLHSLDIHGSSNICRLPKGGLPPNLKELSGGGCEEHVRSLSWMGNLDALTHLTIHGYGCNKNIKSYPEVGSLPHLPSLTTLKIWCFDNLETLECNELLRLTSLQQLRIACCDKLENMEGEKLPPSLLQFEVNYCGLLGKHCKNKHQLIWPKISHIPTIQVDDKQIF; from the coding sequence ATGGCTGGTGCACTTGTTGGTGGAGCTTTCCTTTCTGGCTTCATTAATGTTGTCTTTGACAGGTTGCTCACAACGGATACGGTCAACCGGGTCTTGGGCAAGAAACTTGGCCCTGCCTTGGTTGAGAGGCTGAAAATTTCTCTGTATGCTGCTGAAGCTGTGCTTGATGATGCTGAGTACAAGCAACTGGGCAACGAACCTGTGAGGGATTGGCTCAACCGTCTGAGAGATGCTGTTTATGATGCTGATGACTTTCTGGATGCTGTACTCACCAAAGCCGCCACTCAAAAGGAGGTACGTTCTGTCTTGCCTAGTTTCTTCCTCAACCGACATAGGAAGATGGTAGATAACATGGAAGGGGTGGTTTCAAGAATAGAAtttcttgtaagtcaaaaagATATCCTTGGTCTTCAAAAGAGTACCAAGGATAATAacttgtcatcatcatcatcatcgtcatcatggCGAGAAACCACATGTCTGATGGAAGGGAACATATATGGCAGGGAGGATGATCAACAAGCTCTAATCGAAACAATAAATGACAACAGTGAATCTCAGTTATCTGTGATTCCTATTGTTGGCATGAGTGGGGTTGGTAAAACAACCTTAGCCAGATGGGCGTACAGTGTCGCGGAAGGGTTTGATCCGAAAGCATGGGTCTGCATCTCTGAAACATTTGATGTTGCTGATATTACAAAGAAAACAATTGAGGAAATTACAAAAACTACTTGTAGCCTTGGGAGTTTAAATTTGCTTCAAAATGAATTGCAGAAAATCTTGTCGGGAAAGAAGTTCTTTATTGTTCTAGACGATGTCTGGAGCGATGATGCCGATAAGTGGAAGCAATTTCTAACTCCTTTTCACTTTGGAGCTAAGAGTAGTACAATTCTTCTAACAACTCGCAATCAAGAGGTTGCTTCAGTAGTTCAAACATGTCCCTCTTGCCCTCTTAATGAGTTGTCGGAAGAGTCTTGTTGGTTATTGTTTGCAGCCAATGCATGTTTTCCGGAGTTAAACGGGAACCCAACACTAGAGGATGTGGGTAGAAAGATTGTGAAGAGGTGTAAGGGGTTGCCATTAGCTGTAGAAACAGTTGGGCGTTTGTTGCGACGAAAGGATGATGTTAAAGAATGGAATGTTGTTTTAATGAATGACATTTGGGAAttgaaaaatagtaaaattattCCAGCATTGTTAATAAGCTACTTCCAGCTACCTCCTTACTTGAAGCGTTGTTTTGTTTATTGTTCATTGTTTCCCAAAGATCATGAGTTTGAGAAAAATGAACTAGTTTTGCTGTGGATGGCTGAAGATCTTTTAAGGCTAccaaagagaggagagagtttAGAAGAGGTTGGTTCTCAGTGTTTTGAAGAATTAGCTTCAAGGTTATTTTTTAAACCAGCTGATGAGGATTTTCCCGAGGCGTACGTGATGCATGATCTCTTGCATGACTTGGCAATATTCcttgctggagacttctattgtAGAATAGAAGAACTTGGTGAACAACAAGAAAAGAAGGTTCTCACTCGTCATTTGTCACATATCTCACGTGGAAGCTTAGGTCCTCCAATCTCAAAAGTCTTTAACTCCCATATGAAATCAGAATCTTTGAGGACATCGTTGTATATCAAAGATTTGTTAAGCAAGAAAAGCCGAGCATCAAAGTTGAAATACTTGAGGGTTTTATCCTTTCGTAAACTTGATGTATTACCAGATTCAATAGGTGAATTGATTCATCTACGCTATTTGAATCTCTCTTGGACCAATGTTAAGACATTACCAGAGTCATTATGCAACTTGTTTAATCTACAAACATTGATATTGTATCATTGTTATTCCCTGACCATGTTGCCCAATGACATGCATAGACTTGTGAATTTACGGCATCTTGATCTTAGGGGAACTTCTTTGGAAGAAATGCCTAGAGAAATAAGTAAATTGAAACACGTGCGTATTTTAGATTACTTTGTGGTGGGCAAGCACAAAGATAATGGAATCCAGGAATTAGGAGGGCTCTCAAATCTTGAAGGATCATTTGAGATTAACAAGTTGGAGAATATTGCTGATGTCAGACAAGCCAGGAGTGCAAGGATGTTGGAGAAGAACCGCATTGACAACTTATCGTTGAAATGGTCTTCAGGTAATAAGATGGTTTCAAACATAGTGACTTTGAGAGATATACTCGATAATTTGCAACCGCACACTGGCTTGAAAGAGTTGCGAATCGAGGGATACAAGGGCGAAAGATTTCCAGATTGGGTGGGGCACTCTTCTTACAATAATATGACAAGATTAACTCTTTTGGATTGCGAGAATTGCTGCATGCTGCCTTCACTTGGACAACTGCCATCTCTAAAGTCCCTGTGCATTATCAGTTTTGATCAGCTCAAGCGTATTGGTGATGAGTTTTACAAGAATGACAACGATCATCATTCCTCGCCTATTGCACCGTTTCCTTCACTCGAGGAATTGGTGTTTCATAACATGACATGCTGGGAGGAGTGGCACGTACCTCACCCAGAAGCTTTTCCTCAGCTTAGGAGGCTTCATATAACATTTTGTCCAATGTTAAAGGGAGATATGCTTAACGACATATTGTGGAGAAGGGTTTCTTCTTTGCGGGAAGGTAATGAAGGAAGGTGTGATGAGATGGTAGGTGGTGGGGATGCTTTATCAATAAGGCCATCTCAATCATTTAATGCAACCACCATCAACCATCAACCACACGCTGCTCTTCAACGTCTCATAATCAGTGGTACAGGAGAAGGAGTGGCTGCACCCAACTTGGAGGCATTACCACCTGACGTGAATAGTCTACTCGCAAGTTTACACTCTCTCGACATACATGGTTCCTCAAACATTTGTAGGTTGCCAAAGGGTGGTTTGCCGCCTAACTTGAAAGAGCTTAGTGGGGGAGGTTGCGAGGAACACGTGAGGAGTCTATCATGGATGGGCAACTTGGATGCCCTCACTCATCTTACCATTCATGGTTATGGGTGTAATAAGAACATAAAGTCATACCCAGAGGTGGGTTCGCTGCCTCACCTTCCCTCCCTTACCACTCTCAAGATATGGTGCTTCGATAATCTGGAGACATTGGAGTGCAACGAGCTTCTCCGCCTCACCTCCCTTCAACAATTGCGCATTGCGTGCTGCGACAAGCTGGAGAATATGGAAGGAGAAAAGCTGCCTCCCTCTCTCTTGCAATTTGAAGTTAATTATTGTGGTTTGCTGGGAAAACACTGCAAGAACAAGCATCAACTAATCTGGCCCAAAATTTCCCACATCCCCACCATTCAAGTCGATGACAAACAAATTTTCTGA
- the LOC114925537 gene encoding pentatricopeptide repeat-containing protein At2g46050, mitochondrial-like, protein MKILRDMLLEGIFPDELTISSVLSSCGYASAITETQQAHALAVKLSFQEFVSVSNSLITAYSKCGNITNAFKCFRLMLEPDLVTYTSLINAYAFHGLGKEATEMFEKMISCGIKPDRISFLGILSACVHCGFVNAGLHYFKLMTDVYHIIPDSDHYTCLVDLFGRHGFINEAFEFLKSIPIQAESNMLGAFIGSCKLHENIELAKSAAGKLFAKSQRRL, encoded by the coding sequence ATGAAGATTCTCAGAGATATGTTACTTGAAGGAATTTTCCCCGATGAACTCACTATTTCCAGCGTTCTTAGCTCGTGTGGCTATGCTTCTGCCATAACTGAAACTCAGCAAGCTCATGCCTTAGCAGTTAAGCTGTCATTTCAAGAATTTGTATCTGTTTCCAATTCTTTGATTACTGCATACTCCAAGTGTGGTAACATAACCAATGCATTTAAATGCTTCAGATTGATGTTAGAACCTGATCTTGTTACATACACTTCACTGATAAATGCATATGCATTCCATGGTCTTGGCAAAGAAGCAACTGAGATGTTTGAGAAGATGATATCTTGCGGCATAAAACCTGACCGGATTTCTTTTCTTGGCATTCTTTCTGCTTGTGTGCATTGCGGATTCGTGAACGCAGGACTGCACTACTTCAAATTAATGACAGATGTGTATCATATTATTCCTGATTCAGATCACTATACTTGCCTTGTTGATCTCTTTGGAAGACATGGTTTCATAAACGAAGCCTTTGAATTCTTGAAATCAATTCCAATTCAAGCTGAATCGAACATGTTAGGAGCATTCATTGGGTCTTGTAAACTGCATGAAAATATAGAACTGGCTAAATCGGCAGCAGGAAAGCTTTTTGCCAAGAGCCAGAGAAGATTGTGA